One Phragmites australis chromosome 23, lpPhrAust1.1, whole genome shotgun sequence DNA window includes the following coding sequences:
- the LOC133906197 gene encoding uncharacterized protein LOC133906197 isoform X2, whose protein sequence is MPNALYASTSDVFEATAYLALEDFLHAGIKGLWETFWGPDEEMPFSVACIHSTSPKFYPAEKAISSGKLDGVCATAVLMKNLKHSQGRWDHIVVLALLRPDIGMVSAQGDHEPSPGILGEALFFALRVLLSRSLSRSSTVLRNSDCVYLLLVDSQFGGVVKVHGDLNKLDFNLNNVYDCAAEWIKNHAKITVSSIDRVWNKLGNANWGDIGALQVLLAIFHSMVQFCGEPKYSLDELATEHSSRLQSRRSERHLVDRQANGNGLFRFQQRSHSPEIVEAQEEAAVGVKPEETLKLEIGSVVLMEYANCQKGFQINGILTDSDPPIYTSSPVEEPAKTYLLYVGSSPSHLEPAWEDMNSWYQVQRQTKVLTLMKQRSISSRYIPQMVASGRIVHPGPCNKPNSSGSCGHPWCSTPFLVTSPAGEPISNLIRNGLFGVEEALRCCHDCLSALAAAACAGIRHGDIRPENVIRVSNGSRHPYFVLIGWGHAILEDRDRPVMNLFFSSTFALQEGKLCAASDAESLIYLLYFSCGGVCPELESVESALQWRETSWSRRVIQHKLGDVSAVSKAFADYVDSLCGTPYPMDYEIWLRRLRRTINEDHGKEIDTSS, encoded by the coding sequence ATGCCAAATGCTCTTTATGCATCAACATCAGATGTTTTTGAAGCTACTGCGTACCTTGCCTTGGAGGATTTCCTACATGCAGGCATTAAGGGATTGTGGGAAACTTTCTGGGGTCCTGACGAAGAAATGCCTTTCTCAGTTGCCTGTATACACAGCACAAGCCCAAAGTTTTATCCTGCTGAGAAGGCTATTAGCAGTGGGAAACTCGATGGTGTTTGTGCAACAGCTGTCCTGATGAAGAATTTAAAGCATTCACAAGGAAGATGGGATCATATTGTTGTATTGGCTTTGTTGAGACCTGATATTGGAATGGTTTCTGCACAAGGTGACCACGAGCCATCTCCTGGTATCTTGGGGGAGGCACTGTTCTTTGCCTTGCGTGTTCTACTATCTCGAAGCCTTAGCAGATCCTCCACAGTTCTTCGAAATTCAGATTGTGTTTACTTGCTTCTTGTTGATTCACAGTTTGGAGGAGTGGTCAAGGTCCATGGTGATCTGAACAAGCTGGATTTCAATCTGAACAATGTTTATGACTGTGCTGCTGAATGGATAAAGAATCACGCCAAAATTACAGTTTCTTCCATAGATCGAGTGTGGAACAAACTTGGGAATGCTAACTGGGGAGACATTGGGGCCCTTCAAGTTCTCCTTGCAATTTTCCACTCAATGGTCCAGTTTTGTGGAGAACCTAAGTATTCTCTTGATGAGCTAGCAACGGAACATAGTTCCCGGCTACAAAGTCGCAGATCAGAAAGACATTTGGTTGACAGACAAGCTAATGGTAATGGTTTGTTTCGATTCCAACAACGCAGTCATTCTCCTGAAATTGTTGAGGCACAGGAGGAAGCAGCTGTTGGTGTCAAACCAGAGGAAACCTTGAAGCTTGAAATAGGATCAGTTGTATTGATGGAGTATGCTAACTGCCAGAAGGGTTTTCAAATCAATGGCATTCTAACAGACAGTGATCCTCCTATTTATACTTCTAGTCCTGTAGAAGAGCCTGCCAAAACCTATCTGTTGTATGTAGGCTCCAGCCCTTCTCATTTAGAGCCGGCCTGGGAGGATATGAATTCCTGGTACCAAGTACAAAGGCAGACGAAAGTACTGACTTTGATGAAGCAAAGAAGCATTTCTAGCAGATATATACCACAGATGGTAGCCTCTGGACGCATCGTCCATCCAGGCCCATGTAACAAGCCTAACTCTAGTGGGAGTTGTGGGCATCCATGGTGCAGTACTCCGTTCCTGGTCACCTCACCAGCTGGTGAGCCCATTTCAAATCTGATACGAAATGGATTGTTCGGTGTTGAGGAGGCTCTGAGATGTTGCCATGACTGTTTATCTGCTCTTGCTGCTGCAGCATGTGCAGGAATACGTCACGGTGATATCCGTCCAGAGAATGTGATCCGTGTGAGTAATGGCTCAAGGCATCCATATTTTGTACTTATTGGATGGGGTCATGCTATCCTGGAAGATAGGGATCGACCTGTAATGAACCTGTTCTTCTCATCTACATTTGCGCTCCAGGAAGGCAAGCTATGTGCAGCATCTGACGCGGAAAGTttaatttatcttctatatttcTCTTGTGGTGGAGTTTGCCCAGAGCTTGAATCGGTTGAAAGTGCACTTCAATGGAGGGAGACGTCATGGTCAAGGAGAGTTATACAGCACAAGTTGGGCGATGTCTCAGCAGTGTCGAAAGCTTTTGCAGATTATGTTGATAGCCTTTGCGGAACCCCATACCCAATGGACTACGAGATATGGTTGAGAAGATTGCGAAGAACAATCAATGAAGATCATGGGAAGGAGATCGATACATCAAGTTAA
- the LOC133906197 gene encoding uncharacterized protein LOC133906197 isoform X1: MEGQSPDHISVCSAPKKSSTSSRGRQRNFSSSTCKDFLRKFVDNKLLTSSLEDWFSGHSEDCDFRKPAFDTPFDLTELQNFDYAQEGVNFQQLVRMPNALYASTSDVFEATAYLALEDFLHAGIKGLWETFWGPDEEMPFSVACIHSTSPKFYPAEKAISSGKLDGVCATAVLMKNLKHSQGRWDHIVVLALLRPDIGMVSAQGDHEPSPGILGEALFFALRVLLSRSLSRSSTVLRNSDCVYLLLVDSQFGGVVKVHGDLNKLDFNLNNVYDCAAEWIKNHAKITVSSIDRVWNKLGNANWGDIGALQVLLAIFHSMVQFCGEPKYSLDELATEHSSRLQSRRSERHLVDRQANGNGLFRFQQRSHSPEIVEAQEEAAVGVKPEETLKLEIGSVVLMEYANCQKGFQINGILTDSDPPIYTSSPVEEPAKTYLLYVGSSPSHLEPAWEDMNSWYQVQRQTKVLTLMKQRSISSRYIPQMVASGRIVHPGPCNKPNSSGSCGHPWCSTPFLVTSPAGEPISNLIRNGLFGVEEALRCCHDCLSALAAAACAGIRHGDIRPENVIRVSNGSRHPYFVLIGWGHAILEDRDRPVMNLFFSSTFALQEGKLCAASDAESLIYLLYFSCGGVCPELESVESALQWRETSWSRRVIQHKLGDVSAVSKAFADYVDSLCGTPYPMDYEIWLRRLRRTINEDHGKEIDTSS; this comes from the exons ATGGAAG GCCAATCCCCTGACCATATATCAGTTTGTTCAGCTCCAAAAAAGTCTAGTACTTCATCACGAGGTAGACAGCGTAATTTCTCATCATCTACATGTAAAGATTTTCTCCGGAAGTTTGTGGACAACAAACTTCTGACTTCGAGCCTAGAGGATTGGTTCTCTGGTCACAGTGAAGATTGTGATTTTAGGAAGCCAGCATTTGATACCCCTTTTGACCTTACTGAATTACAGAATTTTGATTATGCTCAGGAGGGTGTTAATTTTCAGCAGCTAGTACGGATGCCAAATGCTCTTTATGCATCAACATCAGATGTTTTTGAAGCTACTGCGTACCTTGCCTTGGAGGATTTCCTACATGCAGGCATTAAGGGATTGTGGGAAACTTTCTGGGGTCCTGACGAAGAAATGCCTTTCTCAGTTGCCTGTATACACAGCACAAGCCCAAAGTTTTATCCTGCTGAGAAGGCTATTAGCAGTGGGAAACTCGATGGTGTTTGTGCAACAGCTGTCCTGATGAAGAATTTAAAGCATTCACAAGGAAGATGGGATCATATTGTTGTATTGGCTTTGTTGAGACCTGATATTGGAATGGTTTCTGCACAAGGTGACCACGAGCCATCTCCTGGTATCTTGGGGGAGGCACTGTTCTTTGCCTTGCGTGTTCTACTATCTCGAAGCCTTAGCAGATCCTCCACAGTTCTTCGAAATTCAGATTGTGTTTACTTGCTTCTTGTTGATTCACAGTTTGGAGGAGTGGTCAAGGTCCATGGTGATCTGAACAAGCTGGATTTCAATCTGAACAATGTTTATGACTGTGCTGCTGAATGGATAAAGAATCACGCCAAAATTACAGTTTCTTCCATAGATCGAGTGTGGAACAAACTTGGGAATGCTAACTGGGGAGACATTGGGGCCCTTCAAGTTCTCCTTGCAATTTTCCACTCAATGGTCCAGTTTTGTGGAGAACCTAAGTATTCTCTTGATGAGCTAGCAACGGAACATAGTTCCCGGCTACAAAGTCGCAGATCAGAAAGACATTTGGTTGACAGACAAGCTAATGGTAATGGTTTGTTTCGATTCCAACAACGCAGTCATTCTCCTGAAATTGTTGAGGCACAGGAGGAAGCAGCTGTTGGTGTCAAACCAGAGGAAACCTTGAAGCTTGAAATAGGATCAGTTGTATTGATGGAGTATGCTAACTGCCAGAAGGGTTTTCAAATCAATGGCATTCTAACAGACAGTGATCCTCCTATTTATACTTCTAGTCCTGTAGAAGAGCCTGCCAAAACCTATCTGTTGTATGTAGGCTCCAGCCCTTCTCATTTAGAGCCGGCCTGGGAGGATATGAATTCCTGGTACCAAGTACAAAGGCAGACGAAAGTACTGACTTTGATGAAGCAAAGAAGCATTTCTAGCAGATATATACCACAGATGGTAGCCTCTGGACGCATCGTCCATCCAGGCCCATGTAACAAGCCTAACTCTAGTGGGAGTTGTGGGCATCCATGGTGCAGTACTCCGTTCCTGGTCACCTCACCAGCTGGTGAGCCCATTTCAAATCTGATACGAAATGGATTGTTCGGTGTTGAGGAGGCTCTGAGATGTTGCCATGACTGTTTATCTGCTCTTGCTGCTGCAGCATGTGCAGGAATACGTCACGGTGATATCCGTCCAGAGAATGTGATCCGTGTGAGTAATGGCTCAAGGCATCCATATTTTGTACTTATTGGATGGGGTCATGCTATCCTGGAAGATAGGGATCGACCTGTAATGAACCTGTTCTTCTCATCTACATTTGCGCTCCAGGAAGGCAAGCTATGTGCAGCATCTGACGCGGAAAGTttaatttatcttctatatttcTCTTGTGGTGGAGTTTGCCCAGAGCTTGAATCGGTTGAAAGTGCACTTCAATGGAGGGAGACGTCATGGTCAAGGAGAGTTATACAGCACAAGTTGGGCGATGTCTCAGCAGTGTCGAAAGCTTTTGCAGATTATGTTGATAGCCTTTGCGGAACCCCATACCCAATGGACTACGAGATATGGTTGAGAAGATTGCGAAGAACAATCAATGAAGATCATGGGAAGGAGATCGATACATCAAGTTAA